The genomic segment CGCAGTCTGCAATCCGGAAGGAAATCCGGTTGCGGTCCATGTGATGGATGGAGCATTCCTTGTAAGCTTCGATGTGGCAATGAAGAAAGCCTATACTGCAGTGGCAGTGAAGATGTCTACAATGGAACTTTCGAAGATCGCACAGCCAGGAGGAACCTTTTATGGCGTTGACAAGCTGGATGGTGGAAAAATCGTTATTTTCGGCGGCGGTATTCCGCTGAAGTCCGGAAATACAATTATCGGTGGACTTGGAATCAGCGGCGGTACAGGAGAAGAAGACCATAGTCTGGCAGAGTATGGTCAGTCTGTGTTAAATGAAATATTGTAAGATGGATGACAACTATTTGGCAGTCCGCTGTTGAAGGCACCAGACAGTTGCGAAGGAGTATTAAAAAGATCAGAACAGTTTTGAAGAGAGCTGTTCTGGTCTTTTTGCGATGTACTGATTTATCTTCGCTTATATTTCCCGGGAGTCATGCCTTTGTATTTCTTAAAAGTACGTATAAAATAACTCAGATCATTAAATCCGTTCCTGTAAGCAATTTCTGTGATTGAGTCATCAGTAGCCGCCAGTTGTAAACAGGCTTCTTCAATTCTCTGTCTGTTCAGATAATCCACAGGAGTCTGATGGGTCATTTCCGAAAAGAACCTGCAGAAATATTTCGGTGACATAGAGACAGAAGCAGACAGTTCCTGAAGTGTGATAGGATTGGCATAATTTTTTTCGATAAATTCCAGAACCTGCTTCAACTGGAGAATACGTTTATAGTCTCTGCGCGTTCGGGTAGGATTTTCGATAAAGTAATGATTACTGAAAATCAAACCAAAAAAGTGGTAAAATTGTCCAAATACAGTCAGCTCATATCCGGTATCTTTTTCATACATGGCATCAAACAGAACAGAAATACAGTTCAGAATCTGTGGATGCTCATCTGAAAAATGTGGAAAAAGCATTGTTTCCTGATGCAGGATTTTCTGGATATATTCTCCGCATACAGGATTGTTTTTCAAAAAAGTGTTCATATCAAAAACAATACACTGATATACACAATCATGGGGAATTCCTGAATGAAGGATTCCACTATGTACAAAAATGATATCATTCTTAACTGCTGTAAAACTTTTTTCGTCTAAAGTGACGGTAAGAGAACCTTCCAGAATACGAATTATTTCATATTCCACATGCCAGTGATAAGACATGACATATCTGGGATGTGTATGATCGATGTGATGAAACTCAAATGGAAACTCATAAGTGCCTCTTGGACGGTCTTCATTATGGTTTAAATCATGCAAAAGAACTTTCCTCCTTACAAAATTTACAGAAATTTTATGATTAAAACAGAAAAAGTGAATATTGTACTGTTTTTTGCTATTATAACACAAGTAATTTTCTGAATGCAATTATATAATAGATATCAGTAACAAAGTTGAGTGGTCAGGCTGCTGTGAACGGAGTGAACAGTGGTTATCGGGCTACTTGGCACAACAGGTGTAGAGGTTATTATTTTTGTTATATTTGCAGTCAGAAGATGCTGCGAAAAGTGAAAATGTAATCTTGGGGGTTAGAGCGTGTCTGAAAAATCATTCCCGCAATCTGCACGCCCCACTTTGCGGGATATTTCACCCGAATTCAGTTGCCGTAGCCCGCTACGGCGCCCTCATCCGGGCAAAATATCCCACAAATTGTGACGCACATCTTGCAGAAAGCCTTTTTCAGACACGCTCTAGCAGGAAATGATCCTGCGGGAATATTACAATAATTTATCAGGAGGTATTTTATTATGGCAAAGAGCAGATTAATTGGCAGCTATCCGGTAATTGGTATCAGACCTACTATCGATGGTCGTAGAGGAGCACTGGATGTTCGTGGATCTCTGGAAGATCAGACAATGAATATGGCGAAATCAGCTGCTAAATTATTTGAAGAGAATTTAAGATATTCCAACGGTGAACCGGTTAAAGTTGTAATCGCTGATACAACCATCGGACGTGTTGGAGAGAGCGCTGCATGTGCAGATAAATTCCGTAAAGAAGGCGTAGATATCACTCTTACAGTTACACCATGCTGGTGCTACGGCGCTGAGACAATGGATATGGATCCACAGACGATCAAAGCTGTATGGGGATTCAACGGAACAGAAAGACCTGGTGCTGTATACCTTGCATCTGTACTTGCAACACATGCACAGAAAGGACTTCCGGCATTCGGTATCTATGGACATGATGTTCAGGAAGCTGATGACACATCTATTCCGGAAGATGTTAAAGAAAAACTGTTAAGATTCGGCCGCGCAGCAGTTGCAGCAGCATCCATGAGAGGAAAATCCTATCTGCAGATCGGTTCTGTAACAATGGGTATCGGCGGATCTATCATTGATTCCGATTTCATCGAATCTTATCTTGGAATGAGAGTTGAGTCTGTTGATGAGGTAGAGATCATCCGTCGTATGACAGAAGGTATCTATGATCACGCAGAATTTGAGAAAGCTCTGAAATGGGCAAAAGAAACCTGTAAGATCGGCTGGGACAAGAACCCTGAAGAACTTCAGTTCTCAGCTGAAAAGAAAGAAGAGCAGTTCGAGTTTGTTGTTAAGATGGCAGTTATCATCAAAGAACTGATGAACGGCTGTGACAACCTTGATCCTAAATTCTCTGAAGAAGCAATCGGACACAATGCTCTGGCAGCCGGTTTCCAGGGACAGAGACAGTGGACAGATTTCTATCCGAACGGTGACTTTGCAGAAGCTATGCTGAACACCTCCTTTGACTGGAACGGAGCACGTGAACCATACATCCTGGCTACAGAGAACGATGTTCTTAACGGACTTGGAATGCTGTTCATGAAACTTCTTACAAACAGAGCACAGATTTTCGCTGACGTTCGTACATACTGGAGCCCGGAGGCTGTTAAGAAAGCTACAGGATATGACCTTGAGGGCGTAGCAAAAGAAGCCGGCGGTTTCCTTCACCTGATCAACTCCGGTGCTGCCTGCCTTGATGCTAACGGAGAAGCAAAAGAAGCTGATGGAACAGCTGTTATGAAACAGTGGTGGGATATCACAGAAGAAGACCAGAAAGCAATCATGGAAAACACAGAATGGTGTATGGCTGACAACGGATATTTCCGTGGAGGCGGATACTCCAGCCGTTATGAAACACGTGCCCAGATGCCTGCAACAATGATCCGTCTGAACCTTGTAAAAGGACTTGGACCGGTTCTGCAGATCGCTGAAGGATGGACAGTAGCTCTTCCTGAAGAAGTATCTGACAAGCTGTGGAAACGTACAGACTATACATGGCCATGTACATGGTTTGCTCCAAGATGCGATGGCAAAGAAGGACCGTTCAAGACAGCTTATGATGTAATGAACAACTGGGGTGCAAACCATGGAGCAATCTCCTACGGACACATTGGTGCAGATCTTATCACAATGTGCTCTATGCTGAGAATTCCTGTATCCATGCACAATGTTCCTGAGAAAGATATCTATCGTCCGGCAGCATGGAATGCATTTGGAATGGATAAAGAAGGTGCAGATTTCAGAGCATGCAAGAATTATGGACCTCTTTACAAATAATAAATAAAACCGATATGTAAGAATGTATATCGGCCGCCCGGAGTTGGAGATGATCTGACTTTGGGCGGCTGTTTGTATCAGGGGGAATCAAAAAAAACAAACTGATATCTGTGTGTACAGATACCAGCCTGTTGTATATATATGTATGTGTGATGTGTGTATAATGTGTAAAAATGATATGTGGCATGAATATGCCAAAATCCCGAGACATACAAGTCAAAATTCCATTGCCGCAGGCAATCTGGAATGAATTTTGGCTACGTTACTGTGAACAGTAATGAAAAGATAAAGCAAAATCAGTTGTTGATTACAACACCTTTCTGAAGCATTATATTTGCATACAGAGCTTTTTCGCTTGTGGAAATAATGCAATATGCAGTTTTGGCTTCTTCATAGAAAGCGAAACGTTCAATATTTCCAACCGCTTTATCGCCGCGCTCGTCATATTTGGCAACGATTTCTTTATATGTATCCCAGATTGGTGTTTCTACATTATCGCCAGGCATAACTTCCATGAGATTTACAGGATGCTCTACATAAGTATCCAGTGGAAACAGTTTGAGGATCGCATCCAGGATTTCCGGTACACCATGTCCGTCACAGCGGATAGTGA from the Blautia wexlerae DSM 19850 genome contains:
- a CDS encoding L-fucose isomerase, with protein sequence MAKSRLIGSYPVIGIRPTIDGRRGALDVRGSLEDQTMNMAKSAAKLFEENLRYSNGEPVKVVIADTTIGRVGESAACADKFRKEGVDITLTVTPCWCYGAETMDMDPQTIKAVWGFNGTERPGAVYLASVLATHAQKGLPAFGIYGHDVQEADDTSIPEDVKEKLLRFGRAAVAAASMRGKSYLQIGSVTMGIGGSIIDSDFIESYLGMRVESVDEVEIIRRMTEGIYDHAEFEKALKWAKETCKIGWDKNPEELQFSAEKKEEQFEFVVKMAVIIKELMNGCDNLDPKFSEEAIGHNALAAGFQGQRQWTDFYPNGDFAEAMLNTSFDWNGAREPYILATENDVLNGLGMLFMKLLTNRAQIFADVRTYWSPEAVKKATGYDLEGVAKEAGGFLHLINSGAACLDANGEAKEADGTAVMKQWWDITEEDQKAIMENTEWCMADNGYFRGGGYSSRYETRAQMPATMIRLNLVKGLGPVLQIAEGWTVALPEEVSDKLWKRTDYTWPCTWFAPRCDGKEGPFKTAYDVMNNWGANHGAISYGHIGADLITMCSMLRIPVSMHNVPEKDIYRPAAWNAFGMDKEGADFRACKNYGPLYK
- a CDS encoding RbsD/FucU family protein — its product is MLKGIPEILSPELLKVLCEMGHSDRLVIADGNFPVESMGKNAITIRCDGHGVPEILDAILKLFPLDTYVEHPVNLMEVMPGDNVETPIWDTYKEIVAKYDERGDKAVGNIERFAFYEEAKTAYCIISTSEKALYANIMLQKGVVINN
- a CDS encoding AraC family transcriptional regulator, coding for MHDLNHNEDRPRGTYEFPFEFHHIDHTHPRYVMSYHWHVEYEIIRILEGSLTVTLDEKSFTAVKNDIIFVHSGILHSGIPHDCVYQCIVFDMNTFLKNNPVCGEYIQKILHQETMLFPHFSDEHPQILNCISVLFDAMYEKDTGYELTVFGQFYHFFGLIFSNHYFIENPTRTRRDYKRILQLKQVLEFIEKNYANPITLQELSASVSMSPKYFCRFFSEMTHQTPVDYLNRQRIEEACLQLAATDDSITEIAYRNGFNDLSYFIRTFKKYKGMTPGKYKRR